CGGCGGACAGCAGCAGCGCGTGGCGCTGGCCAGGGCGATCGTCTTCGAGCCGCGCGTGCTGCTGATGGACGAGCCGCTCGGCGCGCTGGACAAGCGGCTGCGCGAGCAGCTCCAGCTGGAGATCAAGCGCCTGCACAGGGAGCTCGGCATCACCTTCGTGTTCGTCACCCACGACCAGGAGGAGGCGCTGACCATGTCCGACAGCATCGCGCTGCTGCGCGATGGCCGGATCGTGCAGGTCGGCACGCCCGAGGACCTCTACGAGCGCCCCGCCTCCCGCTACGTCGCCGAGTTCCTCGGCGAGTCGAACCTGCTGGGCCCGCTGCTGGTCAGGCCGCAGAAGGTACGGCTGAGCGCACCGGGCACGGAGCTGCCCGCAGGGCACCAGGCCCACGACGGGAAGGTGCTCGAGGTCATCTACCTCGGCAGCGGGCTGCGCGTGGAGGTGGAGCTGCGCGACGGCAGCCGGCTGGTCGCCCGCACCGAGAGCAGGCCCGACCCGCTCCCCCGTCCAGGCGACGCCGTCGTGGCCCACTGGAGCCCAGCCGACTGCGTCACCGTTCCCGATCTTCACTAAGGAGGCCGCCATGCGTTCCATCAGAGACGGCGTCGAGCTGAGCGCCGAACAGCGGGAGTTCGTGGCGCTCGCCCGCGACTTCGCCGCCCGCGAGATCAGGCCCAGGGCCAGGGAGGTGGACGACGCCGACCACGCCTCGCCCCTCGATCTGTGGGCCAAGGCCGCCAAGCTGGGGCTGACCTCCTTCATGCTGCCCGAGGAGTACGGCGGGGGCGGCGTCGGCGACCTGGTCACCCAGGCGCTGGTGTCGGAGGAGCTGTGCTACGGCGACATCGGGATCGGCAACCTGCTCACCTCCAACGGCTTCTTCGCCGGGCCGATCGAGGCGCTCGGCACGGCCGCGCAGAAGGAGAGGTGGCTGGCGCCGCTGACCGGAGACGATCCGCCGCTCACCGCGCTGGCGGTGACCGAGCCCGACGTCGGGTCCGACGCCGCCGCGCTGCGCACGCGTGCCGTACGGGACGGCTCGTCCTACGTCCTGACCGGGCAGAAGACGTGGATCTCCAACGCGCCCTACGCGAAGTGGATCGTCGTGTTCGCGACCGTGGACCCCGAGCTGCGCTCGCGCGGGGTGACCGCGTTCGTGGTCGACA
This window of the Nonomuraea africana genome carries:
- a CDS encoding ABC transporter ATP-binding protein; the encoded protein is MNGTVNGPVNGTVDVRGISKRYGEAVALDDVSLHVRPGTFMTLLGSSGSGKSTLLNVVAGFTEPTSGTVEVDGTDITKAPPYKRDLGMVFQHYALFPHMTVFENVAFPLRRRRVRGAELTRKVAEALEVVELGALRDRRPAQLSGGQQQRVALARAIVFEPRVLLMDEPLGALDKRLREQLQLEIKRLHRELGITFVFVTHDQEEALTMSDSIALLRDGRIVQVGTPEDLYERPASRYVAEFLGESNLLGPLLVRPQKVRLSAPGTELPAGHQAHDGKVLEVIYLGSGLRVEVELRDGSRLVARTESRPDPLPRPGDAVVAHWSPADCVTVPDLH
- a CDS encoding acyl-CoA dehydrogenase family protein; amino-acid sequence: MRSIRDGVELSAEQREFVALARDFAAREIRPRAREVDDADHASPLDLWAKAAKLGLTSFMLPEEYGGGGVGDLVTQALVSEELCYGDIGIGNLLTSNGFFAGPIEALGTAAQKERWLAPLTGDDPPLTALAVTEPDVGSDAAALRTRAVRDGSSYVLTGQKTWISNAPYAKWIVVFATVDPELRSRGVTAFVVDTDAPGVRIGQPLPKMGQRAIVCAEVFLDAVRVPVENRLGEEGQGFYGLMRTFDSARILLAAACTGLSRAALDTTVAYARERVQFGKPIIEHQAVAFRLADMAAKIDVSRLLTQRAARLFDAGEPAAEESAIAKLTASENAMWCAWAALQTHGGWGYSRELLLEKWMRDAKLEEIEEGTSDIQRLIISRSLARSA